One segment of Triticum aestivum cultivar Chinese Spring chromosome 2A, IWGSC CS RefSeq v2.1, whole genome shotgun sequence DNA contains the following:
- the LOC123184325 gene encoding uncharacterized protein, which yields MALRSLVRKLPALGARSPMMAPRMGPVHALSPAAGSRLMSHGGTGGQVVYSDDEATLAKQREEIKRMAAEFDQSMKDISKNLDDMDLVERRCKEDLANFHRRLDNMQKVVNVALIVLVPISILKFLSL from the exons ATGGCGCTGCGCTCCCTCGTCAGGAAGTTGCCGGCCCTCGGTGCCCGGTCGCCGATGATGGCCCCCCGTATGGGGCCGGTCCACGCGCTCTCGCCGGCGGCGGGTTCTCGCCTCATGTCCCACGGTGGCACG GGGGGACAAGTGGTTTATTCTGATGACGAGGCAACGCTGGCCAAACAGCGCGAGGAAATAAAGCGCATGGCTGCAGAGTTTGACCAGAGTATGAAGGATATATCCAAGAATTTGGATGATATGGATTTAGTTGAGAG GCGTTGCAAGGAGGACTTGGCAAATTTCCACAGGAGGCTGGATAACATGCAGAAGGTGGTCAATGTTGCTCTTATTGTGCTGGTGCCTATAAGTATTCTGAAATTTTTGTCTCTGTAG
- the LOC123187032 gene encoding uncharacterized protein yields the protein MGRRRRPYSPAPAAPLEDDDLLGEILLRLPPRPSSLPRASLVCKRWRRLVSDRGFLARFRARHRREPPLLGIFTGGFEWLGFTPLLDPPDRVPAERLSLRQSRDERWIFCGCRHGLALLFNVDRLHAVVCDPLTGRRRQVPFPPGFDDDQENIIGSAGMLCAARGEGHVHGDCHSSPFKLVLVRTNTARTRVFARLYDSQSGEWGNLISEPITVILPITLQRSSVLVGSALHWSIDATSILSFDLETQRLALIREPADARSCGHRMAA from the coding sequence atgggccgccgccgccgcccttactCGCCGGCTCCAGCGGCCCCGCTGGAAGACGACGACCTCCTGggggagatcctcctccgcctccctccgcGGCCGTCCTCCCTCCCGCGCGCCTCCCTCGTCTGCAAGCGTTGGCGCCGCCTCgtctccgaccgcggcttcctcgCCCGCTTCCGCGCGCGCCACCGCAGGGAGCCCCCGCTCCTCGGCATCTTCACCGGCGGGTTCGAATGGCTCGGCTTCACCCCCTTGCTGGACCCGCCCGACCGCGTCCCCGCCGAGCGCCTCTCCCTGCGGCAGAGCCGCGACGAGCGCTGGATCTTCTGCGGCTGCCGCCACGGCCTCGCGCTCCTCTTCAACGTCGACCGCCTCCACGCCGTCGTGTGCGACCCCCTCACCGGTCGCCGGCGCCAGGTGCCCTTCCCGCCGGGGTTCGACGACGACCAAGAGAACATCATCGGAAGCGCCGGGATGCTCTGCGCCGCCCGCGGGGAAGGCCACGTGCACGGCGACTGCCACTCGAGCCCCTTCAAGCTGGTCCTAGTCCGCACCAACACGGCCCGCACTCGCGTCTTCGCTCGCCTCTACGACTCCCAGTCCGGTGAATGGGGAAATCTGATCTCAGAACCAATTACGGTCATCCTTCCGATTACCCTGCAGCGCTCCAGCGTCCTGGTTGGGAGTGCATTGCACTGGTCGATTGACGCAACCAGCATCCTCTCATTTGATCTTGAAACGCAGCGCCTTGCCCTGATCCGGGAGCCGGCAGACGCCCGTTCTTGCGGACACAGGATGGCTGCCTAG